The DNA sequence ACACCAGAGCACCCGCCGGCGGGACGGCTGCCGCCCCACCGGGCGTATGGGGACGCACCGCCTGGATCGGCAGGCCCGGGGTGGCCTCGGGCCCGCGCGCGGCACCGCCGTACCCGGACTCGGCCGGTCGCGCGGGCCCGGTCAGCCGAGCCGGGCGAGGTCGGCCGCGCCCACGATGCCCGCGGCCGGGCCGAGCTCGGCGACCCTGATCTCCGCGAGCGGGCGGTGGCCGCGACCGGCGATCCGGCGGGCGAACTCCTCGCGGGCCGCGTCGATGAACAGGTCGGCGGCGTGCGACACCCCGCCGCCGATGACGAAGCAGCCGGGGTCGAACATCGCGGCGAGGTCCGCCAGCCCCTGGGCGAGCCACCGGGCGAGCAGGCCGAACGCCTCCAGCGCCACCTCGTCGCCCTCCCGGGCCGCGGCGGCGACGATCTCGCCCCGGGCCGCGTCGAGGTTGCCGCCCGCGAGCTCCAGCAGCCGGGCCCCGCGCGACGGGTCCGCCGCGATCGCCTCGCGCGCGTCCGCCACCAGCGCGGTGCCGCTGGCGTACCGCTCCCAGCAGCCCCGGTTGCCGCAGCCGCACGGGCGGCCGTCCGGCACCACCCGCATGTGGCCGGGCTCGGCGCCCATGCCGTACCGGCCCCGGTAGAGGCGGCCGTCGAGCACGATGCCGCCGCCGATGCCGGTGCCGACGGTGACGCACACCATGTGGCTCTCGCCCCGGCCCGCGCCGAAGCGGTACTCGCCCCAGGCCGTGGCGTTGGCGTCGTTCTCCACCACGACGGGCAGGCCGGTCAGGTCGCCGATCTTCTGCCGCAGCGGCTCCTCACGCCAGCAGGGCAGGTTCGGCGCGAACCGCAGCGCCGAGCGGGTCTCGTCCACGAAGCCGGCCGCGCCGACCCCCACCGCCTCCACCTCGTGGCGGCAGGAGAGCTCGTGCACCAGCCCGGCGATCACCTTCGCGACCTCGTCGGGGTCCTCCGCCGGGGTGGGCCTGCGCAGATACTCGACGATCGTGCCGTCCTCGGCCACCACCCCCGCCAGGACCTTGGTTCCGCCGACGTCGATCCCGATGGTGTACGCCATCGCCTCCCGCTTCCCGCCCTTCCGCCTCGCCGTGCCGCCGTACAGTGCGGCTGTACAGTGCCGCGCCGTACAGTATCGCGTCCGCTCAGTCCAGGTCGATCCGCTCCACCCGGCTCGTGCGCTCCTCCCGGTCCCGCTCCCGCGACCGCGCGCTCGGCGCCGGGCGCTGCAGCGCGTCGAGCGCCTGCCGGAGCGCGGCGACCAGCTCCCCGCCCGCCGCCAGCAGGTGGTCGGTCACGTCCCCGCGGGACTCCCGCGCGGCGGCCTTCATCCGGCAGATCGGGCAGGCCCGGCAGATGTACTCGTCGTGCTCCTCCTGCCCGGCCTCGGCGACCGCCTCGCTCCACACGTCCCGCGGCTCGGCCCGGCCGAACGCCTGGCCGAGCCCGCTCATCCCGGCCCGGGCGCCGCCCTTCACCACGCCCTTGCCGATCTCGCGCATCACCCGGTCCTGCAGCGCCTCGAAGAGCTTCATCGCCTCCTCGGCCACCGAGCCGATCGGGTCCCGGGCCGTGCCGCCCGGCCCCGGCGCGCCGGCCCCGGACCCCGGCGTGCGCGCCCCGGCCTCGGCGCCGCCGTCCGCCGCCCGCCCGGGCTCCTCGGTCACCCGGAGGTCCTCCGCCTTGCCGTTATCCCGGTTCTCGCTCATCTGACCCTCCTGACCCGAACCGTACCCGGAGGCGGCCGTCCCGGAGCGACGCCTCGGCAACGGTGCGCCGGGCGAGCGCCGCGGGCAACGCCAGGATCCGCCGGTACGGCCCGGCCGTGATGATCAGCTCGTCGCCCTTGCGCGCCAGGTCCACCTCGCCGCGCTCGGCGAACGGCAGCGCGAGCGACAGCTCCCAGCCGCCATCACCATCGGCCGCCACGCTCATCGGCGGCGGCACCTGCGGGCGGGCGAACGGATCGGCCTCGCCGTACAGGGTCTCGGCGAGGCCGGCCAGCGCGGGCAGGCCGACCGGCTCGGCGGGCAGGTACGGCACGGTGTGCACCGGCAGCGGCGCGAAAGATTCATGGATCTCGGCGAGCCGCCGCCCCTGGGCCGCCACCCACCCGTGCCGCCAGGCGTCCGCCCCATCGGCCGGGAACACCCGGTTGGCGATCACCGCGTCGACGCGGTAGCCGTACAGGCTGAGCGAGGTGAGGGTACGGCGGGCCTCGGCGACCACCACCGACTCCGGGGTGAGCACGAGCCGCACCGAGGCGTCGTCCCCGGCGAGCAGGCCGCGGATCTCCAGCAGGCCGCGGTGCAGCCGCTCGGCGGCGCCGATCACGTCGTCGCCGGGCATGCTCACCCGGGCGACCTGCCGGACCAGCGGCGACACCGCCCGGATCACCCGCCGCCCGGTGGGCAGCAGCCGGGTGACGTGCCAGTCGAGCGCCTCGGGCAGGGCGAGCAGCCGCAGCGTCTCCGCGGTCGGCGCGCAGTCGATCACGAGCACGTCCCAGCGGCCGGTGCGCGCCTGCTCGCGCAGCTCGAGGAGCGCGATCACCTCCTCGGCGCCGGGCAGCACGGTGATCTCCTCGGAGGTCACCTCGTCGAGGCCGAGCTCGACGAGCATGTCCTTGGCGTACTCGCGCAGCTCGCCCCAGTGCCGCTCCAGCGAGCGCTGGGTGTTCACCTGCTGCAGGAACAGGCCCGGCGCGACCTCGGCCGGGTCGTCGCTCGGCGGCACGGCGAGCGCGTCCGCGAGCGAGTGCGCGGTGTCCGTGGAGACCACGAGCGTCCTGTGGCCGCGGCGGGCGGCGAGCACGGCGGTGGCCGCGGCCACGGTCGTCTTGCCCACGCCGCCCTTGCCGGTGAACAGCAGCAGCCGCGGCGCGCCCGGGACGGCCTCCCCGGTGGGTTCCGGCCGCGCCGTCGCCGTCACCGGCCCTCGACGCGCTTCTTGAGGCCCCGCAGCGCGGTGTCGATGATCACCTTCTCGGCCTTGCGCTTGATCAGCCCGATCATCGGCACCTTGAGGTCGACCGCGAGCTCGTAGGTCACCTCGGTGGCGTCGCCGCGCCGGTCGAGCCGGTAGCTGCCGTTGAGGTCGCTGATCATGCGGCCGGGCTCGGTGATGCGCCAGTGCACCGCGTCGTCGCCGGACCACTCGTAGCCGAGCACGTACTCGTCGCTGATCACCCCGGCGTCGAGGACGAACCGCACGGTCGCCGGTCGCCCGTCGTCGCCCGTGGTGAGCACCTCGGCGCGCTTGACCTGCCCGGCCCACTCCGGGTACGACGCGAAGTCGGCGATGACCTTCATGATCGCCGGCTTGTCCGCGGCGATCGAGATACTCGACGTGGTGCGATCAGCCATGGTTTCACCGTACTCGCATTCTCAGATCTCGATGACGTACGGCGTGCGGCGGGCGCGGAAGTGGCCGACGTTGAGGCACTCGGTGCGGCCGATGCGGGTGCGCGGCTTCAGCGGCTGGTGCACGTGCCCGAACAGGGCGTAGCGGGGCTGGGTCTCGCGGATCGCCTCGAGCAGGGCCTCGCTGCCCCGCTCGTAGCGGCGGGCGACCACGTCGTACAGCAGCTCGGGCACGGCGGGCGGGATGTGCGAGCACAGCACGTCGACCCGGCCGAGCGCCGCCACCTTGGCCGCGTACTCCTCCTCGTCGACCTCGTTGGGGGTACGGTAGCGGGTGGGGAGGCCGCCGCCGACGAACCCGAACACCAGGCCGCCGATCTCGGCGGTCCGCCCGTCGAGCACGTGGTGCCCGTCGCGCACGTAGTCGGCCCACAGCCGGGGCACGTCCACGTTGCCGTAGGTGAGGTAGGCGGGGGTGGGCAGCGCCGCGAACAGCTCGGCGTACTGCGCCCGCACCGCCCGCTCCAGGTGCTCGCGCGGGTCGCCGCCGAGCCCGGCCCACAGCTCCGCGGACAGCGCTCGCGCCTCGTCGAAACGCCCCGCGGTGCGCAGGCCGATGTACCGGGTGGCGTTCTCGGCGCCGAACAGCTGGGGAAATATCCCCTGGGAGTGGTCCTCGTAGTCGATGAAGAGCAGCAGGTCGCCCAGGCAGATCAGCACGTCGGCCCCGTCGCCGGCCTTGGCGAGCGCATCGGCGCGGCCGTGCACATCACTGACGACGTGGACCCGCATGCCGAGCATGGTAACCCGCCGTGCAACGGCCCGGCCCGTCCGGAAAGGGCGCGACGGGCGCGGTTGGCGGCTCATCGACCCGGAAAGCTACCCAATCGTAAACATCGGGTGTAACGTCCCTGAAACCACCCAGTGCGTGCACCCGCAAGGAGCCACCGTGCGCGAGTACAGCGTTCCCACTCTCGTGGACGTCCCCGCCTCGGCCAACTGCACCGACACGGTGTTCGCCCGGGCCGAGCGGGAGCCCACGGCCGTCGTCATCCGGCGCAAGGAGGGCGACGGCTGGGTCGACGTGACGGCCCGCCAGTTCGCCGACGAGGTCGTCCGCATCGCCAAAGGCCTGATCGCCGCGGGCATCGAACCCGGCGACCGGGTCGGGCTGATGTCCCGCACCCGGTACGAGTGGACCGTGCTCGACTACGCGATATGGACGGCCGGGGCGGTGGGCGTGCCGATCTACGAGACCTCCTCGCCCGACCAGATCCGCTGGATCCTGTCCGACAGCGGCGCCCGCGCGGTCTTCGTCGAGCACGCCGCGCACGAGGAGACGGTACGTGAGGTCCTCGCCGAGCTGCCCGGGGTCAAGCACCTGTGGCGGATCGAGGACGGCGGCCTCGACGAGCTGGTGGCCGGCGGTGAGGGCGTGGCCGACGAGACGGTCGCCGAGCGCCGCACCGCCCGCGGCGGCCGCGACCTGGCCACGATCATCTACACCTCGGGCACCACCGGCATGCCCAAGGGGTGCAAGATCACCCACGACAACCTGCTGTTCACCGCCCGCAACGCCACCACCGGGCCGCTCAAGCCGATGTTCGACGTGCAGGACCGCGCGGCGCTGCTGTTCCTGCCGCTCGCGCACAGTTTCGCGCGGCTCATCCAGGTGGCGCTGATCGAGACCCACACGATCCTGGCGCACACCCCGAACATCAAGAACGTCGCGCCCGACCTGCAGTCGCTCAAGCCGACGTTCCTGCTCGGCGTGCCGCGGGTGTTCGAGAAGGTCTACAACTCGGCCGAGCAGAAGGCGACCGCCGAGGGCAAGGGCAAGATCTTCCACCTCGCCGCGGACGTGGCGATCCGGTACAGCAAGGCGAAGGACTCCGGCGGCCCGGGGCTCGGCCTGCGGATCCAGCACGCGATCTTCGACAAGCTCGTGTACCACAAGATCCGCGCGGCCACCGGCGGCAGGCTGACCGCCGCGGTCTCCGGCGGCTCCGCGCTCGGCGACCGGCTCGGCCACTTCTTCCGCGGCGTCGGCATCGAGGTGTTCGAGGGCTGGGGCCTCACCGAGACCTCCGCCCCGTCCACGGTGAACCCGGTCAACGCCAACCGGATCGGCACGGTGGGCAAGCCGCTGCCCGGCGTCACGATCGCGGTCGCCGACGACGGCGAGATCCTCGTCTCCGGCCGGCACGTGTTCGACGGCTACTGGAACAACGAGAAGGCCACCGCCGACGCGTTCGACGAGCAGGGCCGGCTGCGCACCGGCGACGTCGGCGAGCTCGACCAGGACGGCTACCTGCGCATCACCGGCCGGAAGAAGGAGATCATCGTCACCGCGGGCGGCAAGAACGTCGCCCCGGCCCCGCTGGAGGACCGCATCCGCGCCCATCCGCTGGTGAGCCAGGCGATGGTGGTCGGCGACGACCGGCCGTTCATCGGCGCGCTGATCACCCTCGACCCCGAGGCGCTCGAGCAGTGGAAGGCGGCGAACGGCAGGCAGGGCGCGACGCTCGCCGAGCTCGCCACCGACCCGGCGATTCTCGCCGAGATGCAGAAGGCGGTCGACGAGGCGAACCGCATGGTCTCCAAGGCCGAGCAGATCAAGAAGTTCGTGGTGCTCGACACCGACCTCACCGAGGAGACCGGGCACGTCACGCCGAGCCTCAAGCTCAAGCGCGACATCGTCGCCCGCGACTTCGCCAAGCAGATCGAGAGCCTCTACAGCTGAGCATCACGGCGGGGGCCGTGGTGACACGGCCCCCGCGCCGTTTTCCCGGCCGGCGGCGAGGAGTGCGGCGGTCAGGCCGCCGCCCGGCAGACGCGGGGCGTGCACCCGTCCTCGGGCTCACCGTGGGCGGCGTGCGCGCCGTGGCCGTCCCGGCCGGTCCATCCTGCCCGCTCGGCCTGCGAAACTCCCGGCGCGGGGGACGCCGGCGCCGGTGCCTGGCGTCGGTTCACGGTCCCCGAGCGTAGTGCAGGCCCCGCCGTCGGCCCAGGGATCCGCGTGGCTCCGCTCCCCCACCCCGCCGGTCGTCCCGGGCCGCAGGACCGGCGCGGCCGTACCGGCGGGGCGCACCAGCGTTCAAGACCGCGGCGACGAGGCCGGGCCGGCTGGGGTGCACGCAACGCGGTGGACAAGGCGCTCAAGGGTCTGCCCCTGCATCCTTGAGGTCGGCGGCGCCCGACAGCAGCGCGGCGAAGCGGTCGGCGACCGCGTCCCAGCGCCACTCGCGCTCGATCCACGCCCGGCCGCGCTCCCCCATCGCCCGCGCCCCGGCGGGGTCCTTGAGCAGGCCGATCAGCGCGTCCGCGACCTCGTCGGGCGAGCCGCCGTCCACGACCAGGCCGGTCTGCCCGGGCACCACCGCGTCCGGGGCACCGCCCGAGTTGCCCGCGACCACGGGCAGGCCGGTCGCCGACGCCTCCAGGTACACGATGCCGAGCCCCTCCACGTCCATGCCCCACCGCCGGGTACGGCACGGCATCGCGAACACGTCGCCCGCGTCGTAGTAGGCGGGCAGCCGCCCCCACGGCACGGTGCCGGTGACGAGCACCGACCCGCCCAGGCCGAGCGAGGCGATCATGCGCTCCAGCGTCCTGCGGTACGGCCCGCCGCCGACGAGCAGCAGGAAGGCCCCCGGGGCCGCGCGCAGCACCTCCGGCCAGACCCGGATGAGCATGTCCTGCCCCTTGCGCGGCACCAGCCGGGAGACGCACACCACCACCGGCCGGTCCCCCAGGCCGAGCGCCGCCCGGATCTCGGCACCGCCCGCCCCGGGCCGGAACACCTCGGTGTCCACGCCGGGCGTGAGCCGTACCAGCTTCTCCGGCGGGATCGGGCCGGAGAGCCGGTCGAAGGTGTAGCCGCCGAGGTAGGTGACGACGTCGGCGCCCTCGGCGATGCGGCGCAGCAGCGCGCGGCCGACCCCGAGGCCGGCCCAGGCGGCCTCGTGCCCGTGGGTGAGCATGACCACGCGGCGCGCCCCGGCCTGCCGCAGCGCGGGCGCGAGCAGGCCCATCGGCAGCGCCGCCCCGAACACGACCGTGTCGCACCCGTGCTCCCGCACCAGCCGGGCCGCGCGCCGGGCGACCGACGGCACCGGCAGCATGAGCGAGGTGGGGTGCCGCACCACCCGGTACGGCTGGCGCGCGTCGAACGCCTCGCACCCCTTCCACCGCGGCGCGTAGACCACCACCGAGCCGGGCGGGCGGCGCACGGCCAGGGCGTGCACGAACGCCTGGATGCCGCCCGGCCGGGGCGGGAAGTCGTTGGTGACGATCAGGGTGCTCACGTCGGGCCGTCTCGGTGCGCGGAGGCGGGTGCCTTGGCGTGCGCCCCGGAGGCGATGGGACGCGCTCCGAATCTACTGCACACACCGGTCGCCGCGGCGGCAGCCCGGAGCGATCCCCCGGCCGCGCCCCGGCGCCCCGCGCGCGGGGTGCGGCGACGGCCGGTCGCGGTGAGGGCCCGGGACAGGGCGCGGCCCCGCCCACCGCTGCGGTGGGCGGGGCCGCGCTCCGTCGCGGTTCGCCGCGGGCTACAGGCCCGGGCGCACGGCGCCGCTGAACGAGGACCTGCGCCAGGCGCTGAGCTTGTCGATCCGCACCCGCTTGCCGGAGCTCGGCGAGTGGATCATCCTGCCCTTCCCGACGTACATGCCGACATGGCCCTTGCCGTTGAAGAAGAGCAGGTCGCCCGGGCGGAGGTCGTTCCAGGAGACCTTGGTCTTGATCAGGCGGTACTGGGCGGTGGTCACGCGCGGAATCCGCACGCCGGCCTTCCGCCAGGCGTACTGCACGAAGCCGGAGCAGTCGAAGGCGTGCGGCCCGGTGCCGCCGTACCGGTACGGCGCGCCGATCTTCGACTTCGCGACGGCCACGGCCTTGCTCGCCTTGAGGCGCTGGCGTGCGGCCCTGCTCAGCTTCCTGCCGCTCGCGTCACCGGACTTCGCGTCCTTCGTCTTCGTGCCGCTCGACGAGGTGGAGGTGGCGTCCGCCGTGCTCCCGGTCGCCGTGCTCGCCGACGCCCGCCCCGCGGCCGACACGACGCCGCCCAGGGTGGCGCCGGCCGGCGTCGTGGTCTCCAGGATCCCGGTCGTGGCGGCGGGGACCGGCGATCCGGTCCGGGCCGCGGCCGTCGTGCCGTGCTCGGTGGTGGCGGCGTTCGCCGCGGGGGAATCGATGGCGACCGCCCCGGTCGACACGGTCACGGTGAGCGCCACGCCACCGAGGGTGACGCGGGCGGCACGAGACAGACGGGGGTTGTGCGCGTTGGTAGACAGGATCTCTCCTAGGGTCTTCCGCTTGTGCCTACCGGGTTAGC is a window from the Thermopolyspora flexuosa genome containing:
- a CDS encoding ROK family glucokinase, whose product is MAYTIGIDVGGTKVLAGVVAEDGTIVEYLRRPTPAEDPDEVAKVIAGLVHELSCRHEVEAVGVGAAGFVDETRSALRFAPNLPCWREEPLRQKIGDLTGLPVVVENDANATAWGEYRFGAGRGESHMVCVTVGTGIGGGIVLDGRLYRGRYGMGAEPGHMRVVPDGRPCGCGNRGCWERYASGTALVADAREAIAADPSRGARLLELAGGNLDAARGEIVAAAAREGDEVALEAFGLLARWLAQGLADLAAMFDPGCFVIGGGVSHAADLFIDAAREEFARRIAGRGHRPLAEIRVAELGPAAGIVGAADLARLG
- a CDS encoding ArsA family ATPase, whose protein sequence is MTATARPEPTGEAVPGAPRLLLFTGKGGVGKTTVAAATAVLAARRGHRTLVVSTDTAHSLADALAVPPSDDPAEVAPGLFLQQVNTQRSLERHWGELREYAKDMLVELGLDEVTSEEITVLPGAEEVIALLELREQARTGRWDVLVIDCAPTAETLRLLALPEALDWHVTRLLPTGRRVIRAVSPLVRQVARVSMPGDDVIGAAERLHRGLLEIRGLLAGDDASVRLVLTPESVVVAEARRTLTSLSLYGYRVDAVIANRVFPADGADAWRHGWVAAQGRRLAEIHESFAPLPVHTVPYLPAEPVGLPALAGLAETLYGEADPFARPQVPPPMSVAADGDGGWELSLALPFAERGEVDLARKGDELIITAGPYRRILALPAALARRTVAEASLRDGRLRVRFGSGGSDEREPG
- a CDS encoding SRPBCC family protein, translated to MADRTTSSISIAADKPAIMKVIADFASYPEWAGQVKRAEVLTTGDDGRPATVRFVLDAGVISDEYVLGYEWSGDDAVHWRITEPGRMISDLNGSYRLDRRGDATEVTYELAVDLKVPMIGLIKRKAEKVIIDTALRGLKKRVEGR
- a CDS encoding metallophosphoesterase family protein, with amino-acid sequence MRVHVVSDVHGRADALAKAGDGADVLICLGDLLLFIDYEDHSQGIFPQLFGAENATRYIGLRTAGRFDEARALSAELWAGLGGDPREHLERAVRAQYAELFAALPTPAYLTYGNVDVPRLWADYVRDGHHVLDGRTAEIGGLVFGFVGGGLPTRYRTPNEVDEEEYAAKVAALGRVDVLCSHIPPAVPELLYDVVARRYERGSEALLEAIRETQPRYALFGHVHQPLKPRTRIGRTECLNVGHFRARRTPYVIEI
- a CDS encoding AMP-dependent synthetase/ligase — protein: MREYSVPTLVDVPASANCTDTVFARAEREPTAVVIRRKEGDGWVDVTARQFADEVVRIAKGLIAAGIEPGDRVGLMSRTRYEWTVLDYAIWTAGAVGVPIYETSSPDQIRWILSDSGARAVFVEHAAHEETVREVLAELPGVKHLWRIEDGGLDELVAGGEGVADETVAERRTARGGRDLATIIYTSGTTGMPKGCKITHDNLLFTARNATTGPLKPMFDVQDRAALLFLPLAHSFARLIQVALIETHTILAHTPNIKNVAPDLQSLKPTFLLGVPRVFEKVYNSAEQKATAEGKGKIFHLAADVAIRYSKAKDSGGPGLGLRIQHAIFDKLVYHKIRAATGGRLTAAVSGGSALGDRLGHFFRGVGIEVFEGWGLTETSAPSTVNPVNANRIGTVGKPLPGVTIAVADDGEILVSGRHVFDGYWNNEKATADAFDEQGRLRTGDVGELDQDGYLRITGRKKEIIVTAGGKNVAPAPLEDRIRAHPLVSQAMVVGDDRPFIGALITLDPEALEQWKAANGRQGATLAELATDPAILAEMQKAVDEANRMVSKAEQIKKFVVLDTDLTEETGHVTPSLKLKRDIVARDFAKQIESLYS
- a CDS encoding glycosyltransferase family 4 protein, translated to MSTLIVTNDFPPRPGGIQAFVHALAVRRPPGSVVVYAPRWKGCEAFDARQPYRVVRHPTSLMLPVPSVARRAARLVREHGCDTVVFGAALPMGLLAPALRQAGARRVVMLTHGHEAAWAGLGVGRALLRRIAEGADVVTYLGGYTFDRLSGPIPPEKLVRLTPGVDTEVFRPGAGGAEIRAALGLGDRPVVVCVSRLVPRKGQDMLIRVWPEVLRAAPGAFLLLVGGGPYRRTLERMIASLGLGGSVLVTGTVPWGRLPAYYDAGDVFAMPCRTRRWGMDVEGLGIVYLEASATGLPVVAGNSGGAPDAVVPGQTGLVVDGGSPDEVADALIGLLKDPAGARAMGERGRAWIEREWRWDAVADRFAALLSGAADLKDAGADP
- a CDS encoding C40 family peptidase; protein product: MALTVTVSTGAVAIDSPAANAATTEHGTTAAARTGSPVPAATTGILETTTPAGATLGGVVSAAGRASASTATGSTADATSTSSSGTKTKDAKSGDASGRKLSRAARQRLKASKAVAVAKSKIGAPYRYGGTGPHAFDCSGFVQYAWRKAGVRIPRVTTAQYRLIKTKVSWNDLRPGDLLFFNGKGHVGMYVGKGRMIHSPSSGKRVRIDKLSAWRRSSFSGAVRPGL